In Aspergillus luchuensis IFO 4308 DNA, chromosome 1, nearly complete sequence, the following are encoded in one genomic region:
- a CDS encoding putative LPXTG-motif cell wall anchor domain protein (COG:S;~EggNog:ENOG410PM53): MPDRVVQLQMSPDAAGAGNAASPPHPPLPSYSSYSSSSSSFSSSPADHRFNSRRRRKTESAVHPPIHVLLEDPSASLCRRSIVNRARTITFSAGATSESNPNLTGSSSPQRASRPDASPRTPPESQRSQTRARGLAPSLRSSAVATMMLRADDPRDAGKAAALTSPSAGASDSPSAPTTTTPSASIASPSPSASTPIASHLPSSSSSSVPPVPRLPQSRFSFEYQYPLRKRALTSHLSAAASVLNGDDTPPGPDPSPTPQRTFLYDSPRRSVPNFHLSHLRDQALLNSQPPSPRRALEKDSDAALPLDANSTVRVLSPNATKRRKSSLYAEQSISDVKSIMPSSTVTYSQGRLLADERNRAMNGLDRQGDGNRTPVADDFRSKNEDVFLNIARSDSDRRESLGRSELRRSRFRMSGSALRSPTSRVAEQTPSPEQLRLNTYDNPLHSQNDPPSTPHTSVPSYSYSASAHPLDEHSRSSSLAYASGSRSTIGLPRSRLGRTSPEPSPYSPESHLERRGSLHESRAYRHSALSTIRSSRQPSSSEATERARFEPDRSRQDGTESTLSTNAPSTVWDELEDLKSRIKKLELTGKLPPSSQEAISSASGDRPRTATTTVTTVSSSPKRGRKSSIATGDLDQNAAPSPVHPLLQSALTKSKEVLGNEVYAALEVTVTDALALSTLLSSNKAPSGGVSIVNGYLPSDRQARRKADSVCRSLTELCLALSDDQLRRQPSTALEVKADEQQINGHDDDDTITPTPPFRRSTIQEPESLSRRQSNSRVTSRLEARRASMANNAASDNQNNNNKGTDQGPDAKLTQSPGSSAPVRRLSRLSTSLRTKRVHTDDDNAPDQSPQPRSIQRSMTDITNPAATYRVSPRQRISHGYTASQSIADSSPERNVRYSTPSQPSQLPQPRTPTLSQSAIPLRRSILTPGYVPATSRSNIQAGSRRYGLSPGIGSAALGGEMPTEDALSTTPRQEPSQTRIIAPSQKLAASYTPIAQNRLRANSLGARRFGLRQRPMAVSDESVNGLDQRVD; the protein is encoded by the exons ATGCCTGACCGGGTGGTGCAGTTGCAGATGTCCCCAGACGCAGCAGGAGCTGGCAATgcagcctctcctcctcatcctcccctcccctcttactcctcctactcctcctcttcctcctctttctcctcatccccagcAGACCATCGTTTCAACTCCCGACGCCGGCGAAAAACCGAATCCGCGGTGCACCCGCCCATCCATGTATTGCTCGAGGACCCGTCGGCTTCACTCTGTCGCCGTTCGATCGTGAATCGGGCCCGAACCATTACTTTCAGTGCTGGAGCGACGTCAGAGTCAAACCCAAATCTGACCGGTTCTTCGTCCCCTCAGCGAGCCTCTCGTCCGGACGCAAGCCCCAGAACTCCACCGGAATCCCAACGGAGCCAGACTCGAGCTCGAGGGCTCGCCCCGAGCCTCCGTAGTTCCGCCGTGGCCACCATGATGTTACGAGCGGACGATCCCCGTGACGCGGGCAAAGCAGCCGCGCTAACAAGCCCATCCGCCGGCGCCAGCGACTCTCCTTCAgcaccgacaacaacaacacccagtGCTTCCAtcgcttctccttcgccgTCGGCTTCCACCCCCATTGCGTCgcatctcccctcctcctcctcctcttccgttCCGCCCGTCCCTCGCCTTCCGCAGAGCCGTTTCAGCTTCGAATATCAGTATCCCCTGCGCAAGCGAGCCCTGACGTCGCACCTCAGCGCGGCCGCTTCTGTGCTGAACGGCGACGACACGCCCCCGGGTCCCGACCCGTCCCCTACTCCCCAGCGCACTTTCTTGTATGACAGCCCCCGGCGCTCCGTCCCCAACTTCCATCTGTCCCACCTTCGCGATCAGGCGCTGCTGAATTCGCAACCACCGTCGCCGCGACGGGCCCTAGAAAAGGATAGCGACGCCGCGCTGCCCCTGGACGCCAACTCGACCGTCCGTGTGTTGAGTCCCAATGCAACGAAGCGTCGAAAGTCGTCCCTTTACGCTGAGCAGTCGATTTCGGACGTGAAGAGCATCATGCCATCATCCACCGTGACGTACTCCCAAGGGAGATTGCTTGCTGACGAGCGCAATCGCGCCATGAACGGCCTGGATCGTCAGGGAGACGGTAACAGAACCCCAGTCGCGGACGATTTTCGCTCGAAAAATGAGGATGTATTTTTGAATATCGCAAGATCAGACTCCGACCGTCGTGAGTCGCTGGGGCGCTCAGAACTCCGGCGC TCGCGATTCAGAATGTCCGGTAGTGCGCTGCGTTCTCCAACCTCTCGGGTTGCCGAACAGACCCCTTCTCCGGAACAACTTCGCTTGAATACCTACGACAACCCCTTGCATTCCCAAAATGAtcctccatccaccccccacaCCTCTGTACCATCATACTCTTACTCGGCGTCCGCCCATCCGCTGGATGAACATAGTCGTTCCTCCTCTTTGGCGTATGCTTCTGGCTCAAGATCTACCATTGGCCTCCCTCGAAGCCGCTTGGGTCGCACCAGTCCAGAACCCTCCCCATACAGCCCCGAATCGCACCTCGAAAGACGGGGTTCATTACACGAGTCGCGAGCATATCGACATTCCGCTCTTTCAACTATCCGAAGCAGTCGGCAACCGTCCAGCTCCGAGGCCACGGAACGCGCCCGATTCGAGCCCGACCGATCCCGTCAGGATGGGACGGAGTCAACCTTGTCGACTAACGCACCTTCTACTGTCTGGGACGAGTTAGAGGATCTAAAATCGCGGATCAAGAAGCTAGAATTAACGGGCAAGCTTCCGCCCTCATCCCAGGAGGCGATATCATCTGCATCCGGAGACCGACCACGCACTGCGACCACGACGGTTACTACGGTGTCATCCTCACCGAAGCGCGGCCGCAAATCCAGTATAGCAACAGGCGATCTCGACCAGAATGCGGCCCCGAGTCCGGTCCATCCTCTCTTACAATCGGCCTTGACCAAGTCCAAGGAGGTGTTGGGTAACGAAGTCTACGCAGCCCTGGAAGTCACTGTTACTGATGCGCTTGCGCTGTCTACCCTTCTGTCATCCAACAAGGCCCCATCGGGCGGTGTTTCTATTGTCAATGGCTACCTTCCATCAGACAGACAAGCTAGGCGCAAGGCTGACAGTGTATGTCGGAGCTTGACTGAGCTGTGTCTCGCACTGTCTGATGATCAGCTTCGCCGGCAGCCGTCCACGGCCCTGGAGGTAAAAGCGGATGAACAACAAATCAATGGccacgatgacgacgatacGATTACACCTACCCCTCCATTTCGCCGAAGCACAATTCAGGAGCCAGAGAGCCTATCCAGACGGCAGAGCAACAGCAGAGTCACCAGCCGGTTAGAGGCACGTCGGGCTAGCATGGCGAACAACGCGGCTTCAGACaaccaaaacaacaacaacaagggcACCGATCAGGGTCCAGATGCCAAACTAACACAGTCGCCTGGATCTTCGGCGCCTGTGAGACGATTGAGCCGACTTTCAACTTCGTTGCGGACCAAGAGGGTGCACACCGACGACGATAATGCGCCGGATCAGAGTCCACAACCTCGATCAATTCAAAGAAGCATGACAGACATCACcaacccagcagcaacatatCGTGTCTCGCCCCGGCAACGGATTTCGCATGGATATACGGCATCGCAATCGATAGCTGACTCCAGTCCTGAGCGAAATGTCCGATattccaccccatcccaaccGTCGCAGCTCCCTCAACCTCGTACCCCGACACTTTCGCAGTCAGCGATCCCGCTCCGTCGGAGCATATTAACGCCCGGCTATGTCCCCGCAACGTCCCGCTCCAACATTCAGGCGGGTTCACGCCGATATGGACTGTCTCCTGGCATTGGCTCTGCCGCTCTCGGTGGTGAGATGCCAACCGAGGACGCCTTGTCCACTACCCCTCGCCAGGAGCCTTCGCAGACAAGAATCATCGCCCCATCGCAAAAGCTGGCTGCTAGCTACACACCGATTGCGCAGAACCGCCTGCGCGCGAATAGCCTTGGAGCGCGACGATTTGGTCTTCGGCAGCGGCCGATGGCCGTTTCTGATGAGTCCGTCAATGGTCTCGATCAGCGCGTTGACTGA
- the dspD gene encoding putative protein-tyrosine phosphatase (COG:V;~EggNog:ENOG410PMWH;~InterPro:IPR020422,IPR029021,IPR016130,IPR000387, IPR000340;~PFAM:PF00782;~go_function: GO:0004725 - protein tyrosine phosphatase activity [Evidence IEA];~go_function: GO:0008138 - protein tyrosine/serine/threonine phosphatase activity [Evidence IEA];~go_function: GO:0016791 - phosphatase activity [Evidence IEA];~go_process: GO:0006470 - protein dephosphorylation [Evidence IEA];~go_process: GO:0016311 - dephosphorylation [Evidence IEA]), producing the protein MEADCPLSKRSFALVASATLSCLPRAGGNNCATATLFAPAIYSSCDPERVSPFKRRCTSSSPPSPGLTMPVQTSSPSAPDSFPSFMSVFGRSPEFPDTKDRTSLVKPLRVPTNVTVNTSRRPLPFQHRESISSMTSGSTDSSPTTTISTFDPPSAVDTSPSSSPESPSSMPLSYPTFMPVAHKAECQTHSAAPTTDLKPSTDNQNVARPDSPGRRARNLKNLSLRMPLPSQGSRPPIATASVVETTSQHHLSAPPSPIHVPPKGMRRKPANLTIRTPGFDRSFSSNGNDVPPTPHALRHTESSPSLTSVFSPSFGPKGGMQLPRPMTHHGARRPSGASESNLSPLQTVPDEGSGVLHELEEEDDHLDSRESTRRNERGYPNGPIQIYDSGVFLYLEPTAQEASQFDVVVNVAKEVANPFTATAGSTGTVVSTLRNGSASTKRLSTGEPWTAMSDASFKSAFEFPQNDDSSPATPQKDSSGPEYVHVGWDHNSEILDDLFPLCELIDSRISDGKKVLIHCQLGASRSASLVIAYGLYKNRQLDFNSVYELVKERSRWVSPNMSLIYQLTDFRSRLLRGKLSKAAPEEWFVGGARRCSEPQPPQTARTDVSEASTPGFLSGSSDAEPASSNGLSQSSMSSLSVSSNQTTPLSIENLGFSQSLSHKRSLSPRPLPFRQATYHLGPTGKTLQPEYTAPSWRPEGGPCSLAKTDVFVQDMPDGMNSLFSPRTTGFLAPPLSRSIADCLEDDGPHGLRFGSRVADPRSPPPGNERLIMRNIDEFL; encoded by the coding sequence ATGGAAGCTGATTGTCCTCTGTCCAAAAGGTCATTTGCGCTGGTAGCAAGTGCGACTCTATCTTGTCTTCCCCGGGCTGGTGGCAATAATTGCGCTACGGCTACATTATTTGCGCCAGCGATCTATAGCAGCTGCGATCCTGAGAGGGTGTCCCCTTTCAAACGCAGGTGtacctcctcatctccaccctccccggGCCTCACGATGCCTGTGCAAACCAGCTCACCGTCAGCCCCGGATTCGTTCCCTTCTTTTATGTCTGTGTTTGGGAGGTCGCCCGAGTTCCCCGACACGAAGGACCGAACTTCACTCGTCAAACCACTTAGGGTTCCGACCAATGTCACAGTCAACACATCGCGACGCCCACTTCCCTTTCAACATCGCGAAAGTATATCATCGATGACATCAGGCTCCACTGATTCGtcgcccaccaccaccatctccacgtTCGATCCTCCTTCGGCCGTGGATACTTCCCCGAGCTCCTCGCCCGAATCTCCGTCATCCATGCCGTTATCATATCCTACCTTTATGCCAGTTGCCCACAAGGCTGAGTGCCAAACGCACTCGGCGGCTCCGACCACCGACTTGAAACCGTCAACGGATAACCAAAATGTCGCACGGCCCGACTCCCCCGGCAGGCGCGCACGCAACCTCAAGAATCTTTCTCTGAGAATGCCTCTGCCATCGCAAGGGTCCCGCCCGCCTATTGCAACGGCTTCTGTCGTAGAAACCACCTCCCAACACCATCTTTCCGCCCCGCCTTCCCCAATCCATGTACCACCAAAGGGCATGCGCCGCAAGCCCGCCAATCTGACGATCCGCACTCCCGGGTTTGATCGGTCCTTCTCAAGCAACGGTAACGATGTGCCGCCGACCCCGCACGCTTTGCGCCACACCGAGTCCTCCCCGTCCCTCACGTCTGTGTTTTCTCCATCATTCGGCCCGAAGGGTGGCATGCAACTACCCCGACCGATGACCCATCATGGTGCCCGGCGACCGTCGGGTGCGTCAGAGAGCAACCTCTCCCCTCTGCAAACGGTGCCCGATGAAGGATCGGGAGTGCTGCATGaattggaggaggaggatgaccaCCTTGACTCGAGAGAGTCGACGCGGCGCAACGAGCGAGGTTATCCGAATGGACCCATCCAAATCTATGACTCTGGCGTCTTCCTGTACCTGGAGCCGACCGCGCAAGAAGCTTCGCAATTCGATGTGGTCGTGAATGTGGCCAAGGAGGTGGCAAATCCGTTCACCGCGACTGCTGGTAGCACCGGCACGGTGGTCAGCACCTTGCGCAATGGGTCGGCAAGTACGAAGCGACTGTCGACTGGAGAACCGTGGACGGCCATGTCCGATGCTTCCTTCAAGTCTGCCTTTGAATTCCCCCAAAATGACGACTCTTCGCCTGCCACACCTCAGAAGGACTCGTCTGGACCGGAATATGTCCACGTCGGTTGGGACCACAACTCCGAGATTCTGGATGATCTTTTCCCGCTGTGCGAGTTGATCGATTCTCGCATATCTGACGGTAAAAAGGTACTCATCCACTGCCAGCTGGGTGCTAGTCGATCGGCATCGCTGGTCATCGCCTATGGTCTCTACAAAAACCGACAGTTGGATTTTAACTCAGTCTACGAGCTTGTTAAAGAACGTAGTCGCTGGGTCAGCCCCAACATGAGTCTGATCTATCAGCTGACGGACTTTCGTTCTCGGCTACTCCGCGGCAAGCTCTCGAAAGCGGCTCCGGAGGAGTGGTTTGTCGGCGGGGCGCGCAGGTGCTCCGAGCCTCAGCCACCCCAAACAGCCAGGACAGATGTTTCGGAGGCCAGCACGCCGGGCTTTCTCAGTGGCAGTTCGGATGCGGAGCCAGCTTCGTCGAACGGCCTTTCGCAGTCGTCGATGAGCTCTCTATCGGTGTCCTCTAACCAGACGACGCCTCTTTCGATAGAGAATCTGGGCTTCTCACAGTCGCTCTCACACAAGCGCAGCTTGTCTCCTCGGCCACTGCCCTTCCGGCAGGCTACTTATCACCTGGGGCCGACGGGCAAAACTCTACAACCCGAATATACTGCGCCTTCGTGGCGTCCCGAAGGCGGGCCTTGTTCTCTGGCTAAGACGGACGTCTTCGTGCAAGACATGCCAGATGGAATGAACTCGCTTTTCTCGCCGAGAACCACTGGATTTCTGGCCCCGCCTCTTTCGCGCTCTATTGCCGACTGCCTCGAGGACGACGGTCCCCACGGGCTGCGGTTTGGGTCGCGAGTTGCAGACCCTCGATCACCGCCTCCAGGCAATGAGCGCCTGATCATGAGGAATATTGATGAGTTTCTGTAA
- a CDS encoding putative S-adenosylmethionine-dependent methyltransferase (COG:S;~EggNog:ENOG410PMV7;~InterPro:IPR026635,IPR029063,IPR025714;~go_function: GO:0008168 - methyltransferase activity [Evidence IEA]), whose product MADDSHPAHLSPSELGTKDYWETFYARTLSHLSTKHTTTTTTTSTKPNTESSSEESEDEEEDDIDDDSDPGTSWFSEHNAPDKVLQFLTDEEFPLAPVNTDNSKDGDGDEQAPSILDLGTGNGSMLALLRKRGGYKGVMVGIDYSIRSVQLARELQRLRIHSAYLSDSEDDGEDEGGKEGEGGDTNIRFEEWDILHGDVYETTSEEEGCGDRKGGKVDWFPYDKGGFDIVLDKGTFDAVSLSDEVIPDADGAAAAHASGKTVQRRVCERYPGIVRGLVRKGGFVVVTSCNWTEEELVAWFTRADSTSSGGDGKEDKFVVWGRVEYPRFRFGGREGQGVCTVCFQRV is encoded by the exons ATGGCCGACGACAGCCACCCGGCGCATCTGTCGCCTAGCGAACTAGGCACAAAAGACTA CTGGGAAACCTTCTACGCCCGCACCCTTTCCCACCTCTCCACAaaacacaccaccaccactaccaccacctccacaaaACCCAACACAGAATCCTCCTCCGAAGAatccgaagatgaagaagaagatgacatAGACGACGACTCCGACCCGGGCACATCGTGGTTCTCGGAGCACAATGCCCCCGATAAAGTCCTGCAGTTTCTCACGGACGAGGAGTTTCCGCTTGCGCCGGTGAACACCGACAATAGTaaagatggtgatggtgatgagcaAGCTCCAAGTATCCTCGACCTTGGCACCGGTAACGGGAGCATGCTCGCCCTGCTGCGCAAAAGAGGCGGGTATAAGGGTGTTATGGTAGGGATTGACTACTCCATTCGGAGTGTGCAGTTGGCGAGGGAGTTGCAGAGGTTAAGGATTCATTCGGCTTATTTGAGTGattcggaggatgatggggaggatgaggggggtaaagagggggaaggaggcgATACGAATATTCGTTTCGAGGAGTGGGATATCTTGCATGGGGATGTGTATGAAACTActtctgaagaagaaggttgtgGGGAtaggaagggagggaaggtggATTGGTTCCCGTATGATAAAGGCGGGTTTGATATTGTGCTTGATAAGGGGACGTTTGATGCCGTTTCGTTGTCGGATGAGGTTATTCCTGATGCTgatggtgctgctgctgcgcatgCGTCGGGAAAGACGGTTCAGAGGAGGGTTTGTGAGAGATATCCCGGGATTGTgagggggttggtgaggaagggTGGGTTTGTGGTTGTTACGAGTTGTAATTggacggaggaggagttggtcgCTTGGTTTACTAGGGCTGATAGTACTTCttctggtggtgatgggaagGAGGATAAGTTTGTGGTTTGGGGACGAGTTGAGTATCCGAGGTTTAgatttggggggagggaaggacagGGTGTTTGTACGGTGTGTTTTCAGAGGGTATGA
- a CDS encoding putative nicotinamide N-methyltransferase (COG:S;~EggNog:ENOG410QE1C;~InterPro:IPR029063,IPR019410;~PFAM:PF10294), which translates to MLHSRLRPLPRRHPLPNSEDSAPRPDFADPETEADPEESSEDLFAAFLPHLFPDDAPSFHGDPGQHLLYSSPRYGDLEIMVPSYPTQSGKRSQEVAEGLPRPDGQVNHIEEGRKLFAHFLWSAAMVVAEAVEKADELEASGQLKSTDELAMWRVRGERVLELGAGAALPSVVCALAQASTVTATDHPSSPALSGAIKFNLDHNLRSPKVSSTSTTVTIQPHEWGTLETDPWAVQNKASFNRIVAADCYWMRSQHENLARTMCWFLAPGGRVWVVAGFHTGRAIVAGFFETAVQSGLEIERIYERDLIAGQEDGREVRREWVAQREGEGPENRRRWCVVALLKKKDDI; encoded by the exons ATGCTTCACTCGCGCctccgtcctcttcctcgtcgacatcccctccccaactccGAGGACTCTGCCCCTCGCCCCGATTTCGCCGACCCCGAGACTGAGGCCGACCCGGAGGAATCTTCCGAAGACCTTTTCGCCGCATTTCTCCCACACCTGTTCCCAGATGATGCACCCTCTTTTCACGGCGACCCAGGCCAGCATCTCCTCTACTCATCTCCCCGCTATGGCGATCTCGAAATCATGGTCCCCTCGTACCCAACCCAGAGCGGCAAGCGCTCCCAGGAGGTAGCGGAGGGGCTACCCCGCCCCGACGGCCAGGTCAACCATATCGAAGAGGGCCGGAAGCTGTTTGCACACTTCCTCTGGAGTGCGGCCATGGTTGTTGCCGAGGCGGTAGAGAAGGCCGATGAGCTGGAAGCTAGTGGGCAATTGAAGAGTACGGATGAGCTGGCCAtgtggagggtgaggggggagagggtgttggAATTAGGCGCTG GCGCCGCACTACCATCCGTCGTCTGCGCCCTCGCCCAAGCATCCACCGTAACAGCAACCgaccatccctcctcccccgccttATCAGGCGCCATCAAATTCAACCTGGACCACAACCTACGCTCCCCCAAGGTCTCATCGACCTCGACGACCGTGACAATCCAACCCCACGAATGGGGTACCCTAGAGACCGATCCCTGGGCCGTGCAGAACAAGGCCAGCTTCAATCGCATCGTCGCAGCAGACTGCTACTGGATGCGCTCGCAGCACGAGAACCTCGCGCGCACGATGTGCTGGTTCCTTGCCCCTGGCGGGCGTGTCTGGGTCGTGGCTGGATTTCATACTGGACGGGCGATTGTCGCAGGCTTTTTCGAGACGGCAGTGCAGTCGGGATTGGAGATTGAGCGGATCTATGAGCGGGATTTGATTGCGGGCCAGGAAGATGGACGCGAGGTGCGTCGCGAGTGGGTGGCgcagagggagggagagggaccGGAGAACAGGAGACGGTGGTGTGTGGTTGCGcttctgaagaagaaagacgatATCTAA